Proteins found in one Methylobacter sp. S3L5C genomic segment:
- a CDS encoding ATP phosphoribosyltransferase regulatory subunit, translating to MQQKDSWLLPDGIEEVLPEEAKHLENLRRELLELFTCWGYGLVIPPFIDFLDSLLTGSGHDLDLQTFKLTDQISGEMLGVRADMTPQVARIDAHNLKYEWPTRLCYVGTILHTRGDPLEKTRSPMQIGAELYGHAGKESDVEVIRLMLEMLARTGLQNIHLDLGHVGIYRALARQAGLTDLQESELFDVLQRKARPELQELMDSYSIDSDLKVMLLKLPELNGGKDILDKARAVLLKANDEVKNALADLEAIAEKLAAHFPFLPVSFDLAELRGYHYHTGMVFAAFIPSVGREIARGGRYDNIGAVFGRARPATGFSADLKLLSSLSKQSCPVAPRELIFAPYSDDLALSEIIRDLRARQQAVVQQLPGQTGSAKELGCTSILEQDNKNWVVRPLV from the coding sequence ATGCAACAAAAAGATTCCTGGCTTTTGCCTGATGGCATAGAAGAAGTTTTGCCGGAAGAAGCCAAACATCTGGAAAACTTACGTCGTGAATTACTGGAATTGTTTACTTGCTGGGGCTATGGCCTGGTTATTCCTCCCTTTATTGATTTTCTGGATTCATTACTGACGGGCTCAGGGCATGATCTGGATTTACAAACCTTTAAACTCACTGATCAAATTAGTGGTGAAATGCTTGGTGTAAGAGCTGACATGACCCCTCAAGTTGCCAGAATAGATGCGCATAACCTTAAATACGAATGGCCAACACGTTTGTGTTATGTTGGTACTATATTGCATACTCGCGGCGACCCATTGGAAAAGACGCGTAGCCCTATGCAAATAGGTGCGGAACTTTATGGACATGCAGGTAAGGAAAGTGATGTTGAAGTTATTCGGCTGATGCTTGAAATGCTGGCCAGAACCGGATTGCAAAATATTCATCTTGATTTAGGGCATGTGGGCATTTATCGCGCTTTAGCCAGACAGGCGGGATTAACTGATTTACAGGAAAGTGAATTATTTGATGTCTTGCAGCGTAAAGCCAGGCCTGAACTTCAGGAGTTGATGGACAGTTATTCAATTGATAGCGATCTTAAGGTCATGCTATTGAAGTTACCCGAGTTGAATGGTGGTAAAGACATTCTTGATAAAGCGCGGGCGGTATTGTTAAAAGCCAATGATGAGGTTAAAAATGCGTTGGCAGATTTGGAAGCGATTGCGGAAAAGCTGGCAGCGCATTTTCCTTTCTTGCCGGTCAGTTTCGATTTAGCAGAGTTACGTGGCTATCATTATCATACGGGTATGGTTTTTGCGGCTTTTATACCCTCAGTCGGCAGAGAAATTGCCCGTGGTGGTCGTTATGATAATATTGGTGCCGTGTTTGGGCGTGCTCGTCCTGCGACTGGTTTTAGTGCCGACTTAAAATTACTGTCATCACTTAGCAAGCAATCCTGCCCAGTAGCACCAAGAGAGCTTATTTTTGCTCCGTATTCAGATGATCTCGCGTTAAGCGAAATAATCAGGGATTTACGTGCCCGGCAACAAGCTGTTGTTCAGCAATTGCCAGGACAAACCGGAAGTGCAAAAGAATTAGGATGCACTTCTATTTTAGAACAAGATAATAAAAACTGGGTCGTCAGACCTTTAGTTTAA
- a CDS encoding adenylosuccinate synthase: MGKNVVIIGTQWGDEGKGKLVDLLTEQVSAVVRFQGGHNAGHTLVIRGEKTVLHLIPSGILRDNVLCMIGNGVVLSPNALMEEIEFLEKAGIQVRNRLLISEACTLILPVHVAIDQARERARGGKAIGTTGRGIGPAYEDKAGRRGLRAGDLLNAESFAEKLKELVEYHNFMLTHYYHTDAVDYQQTLDEALALGEQIKPMLTDVSEALYNFQGQGKNLLFEGAQGALLDIDHGTFPYVTSSSTTAGGAATGSGLGPLDLDYVLGITKAYSTRVGNGPFPSELHDENGEHLGTKGNEFGATTGRKRRTGWFDAVAMRKSAKLNSLSGICLTKLDVLDGLKNIGICTAYRLNGEITEVAPLGADQYEQCHAIIEEMPGWSESTFGVTDFNALPVNAKAYIKRLEELVGVKVTIISTGPDRDETIILEHPFA; the protein is encoded by the coding sequence ATGGGAAAAAATGTCGTTATCATCGGCACTCAATGGGGTGACGAAGGAAAAGGTAAGCTGGTTGATTTATTAACCGAACAAGTATCAGCAGTCGTGCGTTTTCAAGGCGGCCATAATGCCGGACACACGCTGGTAATTCGTGGCGAGAAAACGGTATTGCATCTTATTCCTTCCGGCATACTTAGAGATAATGTGCTGTGCATGATTGGTAATGGTGTGGTTTTATCACCGAATGCCTTAATGGAAGAAATTGAATTTTTGGAAAAAGCCGGAATTCAGGTTAGAAATCGTTTACTTATCAGTGAGGCTTGTACCTTGATTCTGCCGGTGCATGTGGCTATCGATCAGGCGAGGGAAAGAGCGCGTGGTGGTAAAGCCATTGGTACAACCGGACGTGGGATTGGACCTGCTTATGAAGATAAAGCCGGGCGTAGAGGTTTGCGTGCAGGTGACTTACTGAATGCCGAAAGCTTTGCCGAAAAACTTAAAGAGCTGGTTGAGTATCATAATTTTATGTTGACCCACTATTATCACACTGACGCAGTTGATTATCAGCAGACATTGGATGAGGCGCTTGCCTTGGGCGAGCAAATCAAGCCTATGTTAACGGATGTCAGTGAAGCGCTTTATAACTTTCAGGGGCAAGGAAAAAACCTGTTATTTGAAGGTGCTCAAGGTGCGCTACTGGATATTGATCATGGTACCTTTCCTTATGTTACCTCATCCAGCACCACTGCAGGCGGTGCTGCGACAGGTAGCGGTTTAGGACCGCTTGATCTTGATTATGTCTTGGGAATTACCAAGGCTTACTCAACGCGTGTTGGCAATGGCCCCTTTCCATCTGAATTACATGATGAAAATGGCGAGCATTTGGGTACCAAAGGTAATGAGTTTGGCGCTACAACAGGACGTAAACGTCGTACTGGTTGGTTTGATGCCGTCGCCATGCGTAAATCAGCAAAACTTAACAGTTTGAGTGGTATTTGTTTAACCAAGCTTGATGTGTTGGATGGACTAAAAAATATTGGTATTTGTACTGCTTATCGGTTGAATGGAGAAATTACTGAGGTAGCGCCTTTAGGTGCGGATCAATATGAGCAATGCCATGCCATTATTGAAGAAATGCCGGGTTGGTCTGAAAGTACTTTTGGCGTAACGGATTTTAATGCGCTGCCGGTTAATGCAAAAGCCTATATTAAAAGACTGGAAGAGTTGGTTGGTGTTAAGGTGACAATCATTTCAACAGGACCCGATAGAGATGAAACCATTATTTTGGAACATCCATTTGCTTGA
- a CDS encoding low molecular weight protein-tyrosine-phosphatase — MEKIKVLFVCMGNICRSPTAEGVFAKQLKEQNLENYFVIDSAGTHAHHIAESPDFRAQQAALGRGIELAHLRARKVIMGDFEDFDFLLVMDDDNHAALMNACPDEYKGKISYFLDFAPQLTTREVPDPYFGGKYGFEHVLDLTEAASAGFLMKLRQAGRLNEKINQ, encoded by the coding sequence ATGGAAAAAATAAAAGTTCTTTTTGTTTGTATGGGCAATATTTGCCGATCACCGACTGCTGAAGGCGTTTTTGCAAAGCAACTTAAAGAACAAAATTTAGAAAATTATTTTGTTATCGATTCAGCGGGCACTCATGCGCATCATATTGCAGAATCGCCTGACTTTCGTGCCCAACAGGCAGCTTTGGGGCGGGGTATTGAGCTTGCTCATTTACGTGCAAGAAAAGTTATTATGGGTGATTTTGAAGATTTTGATTTCTTGTTGGTCATGGATGATGATAACCATGCTGCGCTGATGAATGCTTGCCCTGATGAATATAAAGGCAAAATCAGTTATTTTCTTGATTTCGCTCCGCAGTTGACGACAAGGGAAGTGCCTGATCCTTACTTTGGCGGAAAGTATGGTTTTGAGCATGTGCTGGATTTGACAGAGGCAGCTTCTGCAGGGTTTTTAATGAAGTTACGGCAAGCAGGACGCTTAAATGAAAAAATTAACCAATAA
- a CDS encoding dienelactone hydrolase family protein encodes MAIISNTVGYMDGDVLLEAFFAFDDSFTGRRPAVLINHSWVGRDNFVDEKAKKLAALGYVGFAVDVYGNGILGADAEENARLMQPFMDDRQMLAKRLQAALYAVKLLPWVDDSKVAAIGFCFGGLCSLDLARTGADLKGVVSFHGLLGAPVNASGNVIKAKVLALHGHDDPMVPVEQVLAFEQEMTQSGVDWQLHAFGNTMHAFTNPVANNPDFGMVYQPDADRRSWLMMENFLTEIFA; translated from the coding sequence ATGGCAATTATATCTAATACTGTTGGGTATATGGATGGTGATGTGTTGTTGGAGGCTTTTTTTGCTTTTGATGATTCGTTCACTGGCCGTAGACCTGCTGTTTTAATAAACCATAGCTGGGTCGGCAGAGATAATTTTGTCGACGAAAAAGCCAAGAAATTAGCGGCGTTAGGTTATGTCGGCTTTGCAGTTGATGTTTATGGTAACGGTATCTTGGGTGCGGATGCCGAAGAAAATGCCAGGCTCATGCAACCTTTTATGGATGATCGGCAAATGTTGGCAAAGCGACTGCAGGCAGCGCTGTATGCAGTGAAATTATTACCTTGGGTTGATGATAGTAAGGTTGCTGCGATTGGTTTTTGTTTTGGCGGTTTGTGCTCGCTTGATTTGGCAAGAACAGGTGCAGATTTAAAAGGGGTGGTTAGTTTTCATGGCTTGTTAGGTGCGCCTGTCAATGCTTCTGGTAATGTTATCAAGGCAAAGGTGTTGGCTTTACACGGCCATGATGACCCCATGGTACCTGTTGAGCAAGTGCTTGCTTTTGAACAGGAAATGACACAGTCGGGTGTAGACTGGCAGTTACATGCCTTTGGCAATACCATGCATGCATTTACCAATCCGGTTGCCAATAATCCTGATTTTGGCATGGTCTATCAGCCTGATGCAGACAGACGATCATGGCTAATGATGGAAAATTTCCTGACTGAAATTTTTGCTTAA
- the gyrA gene encoding DNA gyrase subunit A, which translates to MSNFAKEIIPVNLEDEMKQSYLDYAMSVIVGRALPDVRDGLKPVHRRVLYAMSELGNDWNKPYKKSARIVGDVIGKYHPHGDTAVYDTMVRMAQSFSMRYMLVDGQGNFGSVDGDPPAAMRYTEVRMAKIAHELLADLDKETVNFIPNYDESEIQPEVLPTRVPNLLVNGSSGIAVGMATNIPPHNMNEVVSACLAMIDKPDVTIDDLMTYIPGPDFPTAGFINGAAGIYNAYTTGRGKIYLRARCHFENIGDSSRQAIITTELPYQVNKARLLEKIAELVKDGKLEGISGLRDESDKDGMRMVVELRRGEVPEVVLNNLYKQTQFQTVFGINMVALLDGRPHCMNLREIISAFINHRREIVTRRTIFNLRRARERAHILEGLAVALANIDVMIELIKTSSNREEAKVGLLSRTWDAGLVSTLLERADATRSRPEDLSDEFGIFEGVYRLSETQAQAILDLRLHRLTGLEQDKIVQEYKLLLEQIDEYLFILGNDTRLMEIIREELVAIKDQYSDPRRTEIIQNQLDLSEQDLITEEDMVVTMSHEGYVKSQPLSDYKAQRRGGRGKSATATKELDYVDKLIVANTHDIILCFSSLGKVYWLKVYQLPVASRAARGKPFVNLLPLGQDEKINAILPIREFTDNKFIFMATSAGTVKKTPLKEFERQRATGKIAIDLREGDTLVGVAVTDGQQNVLLFGSTGKAVCFNEADVRSMGRTASGVRGMRLHEGQRIISLIIATEGTVLNITENGYGKRTKLEEFTCHKRGGQGLIAIQTSERNGSVVGAVLVNDNDELMLITDGGTLVRTRVDGISVVGRNTQGVTIIRLDKKEKVIGVDRIEGLAGEEDDDDSEIDDDVDSALVVGAVLNDDIDSEDDIQTGDDSGDSDDDESE; encoded by the coding sequence ATGTCAAACTTCGCTAAAGAAATTATTCCGGTCAATCTCGAAGACGAGATGAAACAGTCCTATCTCGATTACGCCATGAGCGTTATCGTTGGTCGCGCACTCCCCGATGTCAGAGATGGCCTTAAACCAGTGCATCGTCGTGTGTTATATGCGATGAGTGAGTTAGGTAACGATTGGAACAAGCCTTACAAAAAATCAGCACGTATTGTCGGTGATGTTATTGGTAAATACCATCCCCATGGCGATACCGCAGTTTATGACACTATGGTTCGTATGGCTCAGTCTTTTTCAATGCGCTACATGCTGGTTGACGGGCAGGGCAATTTCGGCTCGGTTGATGGTGATCCACCCGCAGCGATGCGTTATACGGAAGTGCGTATGGCAAAAATCGCTCATGAGTTGCTGGCAGACCTTGATAAAGAGACGGTTAATTTTATCCCTAACTATGATGAGTCAGAAATACAGCCGGAAGTATTACCCACTCGTGTACCAAACTTATTGGTTAACGGCTCATCAGGTATTGCTGTAGGTATGGCTACCAATATACCGCCACATAATATGAATGAAGTGGTTAGTGCCTGTTTGGCAATGATTGACAAGCCGGATGTCACTATTGATGATTTAATGACTTATATCCCGGGTCCTGACTTTCCTACTGCCGGATTTATTAATGGTGCTGCCGGTATTTATAATGCTTATACCACCGGACGCGGCAAGATTTATCTACGCGCACGTTGTCATTTTGAGAATATAGGCGATAGTAGTCGACAAGCTATTATCACCACAGAATTACCTTATCAGGTTAACAAGGCGAGGTTACTTGAGAAAATTGCCGAGTTGGTTAAAGACGGCAAGCTTGAGGGTATTTCAGGTTTACGTGATGAGTCCGACAAAGACGGTATGCGCATGGTTGTTGAATTACGTCGTGGTGAAGTGCCCGAAGTCGTTTTAAACAACCTGTATAAACAGACACAGTTTCAGACAGTTTTTGGTATTAATATGGTGGCCTTGCTGGATGGTCGCCCGCACTGTATGAATCTGAGGGAAATTATTAGTGCATTTATTAATCACCGACGCGAAATTGTTACTCGCAGAACGATTTTTAATTTGCGTCGTGCCCGCGAAAGAGCCCATATCTTGGAAGGTCTTGCTGTTGCTTTGGCTAATATTGATGTAATGATCGAACTGATCAAGACCTCCAGTAATCGCGAAGAAGCCAAGGTTGGACTGCTATCAAGAACCTGGGATGCAGGACTGGTTTCTACCTTGTTGGAAAGAGCCGATGCCACGCGGTCCAGACCGGAAGATCTGTCTGACGAGTTTGGTATATTTGAGGGTGTTTACCGTCTGTCCGAAACGCAGGCTCAGGCTATTCTTGATTTGCGTTTACATCGTTTAACCGGATTGGAACAGGACAAGATAGTCCAGGAATACAAGCTTTTACTTGAGCAAATTGATGAGTACTTGTTTATTTTGGGTAACGACACTCGTTTGATGGAGATTATCAGGGAAGAACTGGTCGCTATTAAAGACCAATATTCCGATCCACGGCGTACAGAAATTATTCAGAATCAATTGGATTTATCAGAGCAGGATTTAATCACCGAAGAAGATATGGTCGTTACCATGTCCCATGAAGGTTATGTCAAGTCTCAGCCTTTGAGTGATTACAAGGCGCAGCGGCGTGGCGGACGAGGCAAATCAGCAACTGCTACCAAAGAGCTTGATTATGTTGACAAGCTGATTGTTGCCAATACTCACGATATTATTTTATGTTTCTCTTCGTTGGGTAAAGTTTATTGGCTGAAAGTTTATCAATTGCCTGTTGCAAGCCGTGCGGCGAGAGGCAAGCCATTTGTTAATTTATTGCCGCTGGGACAGGATGAGAAAATTAATGCCATTTTGCCTATCCGCGAATTTACAGATAACAAATTTATCTTTATGGCAACTTCAGCGGGTACCGTTAAAAAGACTCCGTTAAAGGAGTTTGAGCGCCAACGCGCTACCGGCAAGATTGCTATCGATTTAAGGGAAGGCGATACTCTGGTGGGTGTTGCGGTAACTGACGGCCAGCAAAATGTTTTATTGTTTGGCAGTACCGGTAAAGCGGTCTGTTTTAATGAAGCAGATGTGCGATCCATGGGCAGAACAGCTTCTGGAGTTCGAGGTATGCGCTTACACGAAGGACAGAGAATCATTTCCTTAATTATTGCTACTGAAGGCACGGTGCTGAATATTACCGAGAATGGTTATGGCAAGCGTACCAAGTTGGAAGAATTTACCTGCCATAAACGCGGCGGGCAGGGATTGATTGCCATACAAACATCGGAACGTAATGGTTCGGTAGTCGGTGCCGTATTGGTTAATGATAATGATGAGTTGATGTTGATTACCGATGGCGGCACTTTGGTACGTACCCGTGTTGATGGTATTTCAGTGGTCGGCAGAAATACTCAGGGCGTTACGATTATTCGTTTGGATAAAAAAGAAAAAGTCATTGGCGTTGATCGTATTGAAGGCTTGGCTGGCGAAGAGGATGATGATGACAGTGAAATTGATGACGATGTCGACAGTGCATTGGTGGTTGGTGCAGTGTTGAATGATGACATCGATTCAGAAGATGATATACAGACAGGCGATGATTCAGGCGATAGCGACGATGATGAATCTGAATAA
- the serC gene encoding 3-phosphoserine/phosphohydroxythreonine transaminase — protein sequence MSRVYNFSAGPSIFPESVLQQAQQELLEWRDSGMSVMEMSHRGKHFSLIAEELESDLRSLMAVPENYKVLFLQGGASAQFSLIPQNILNGKAKACYLNTGAWSEKAIKDAKNYCDVIVSASSEDTRFTSIPDASTWLLDEQAAYLHYTSNETIHGVEFQNTPNAHGLPLVSDMSSNILSRKVDVSQYGLIYAGTQKNMGPAGVTVVIIRDDLIGHADKTTPSVFDYAEQAKNQSMLNTPATYNWYLVGLVLKWVKAQGGVEAIEQLNIAKAVKLYQAIDQSVLYSNPVDVSCRSRMNVPFILADESLDKAFIVSAEANGLFELKGHRSVGGMRASIYNAMPESGVLALIDFMAEFERTH from the coding sequence ATGTCCAGAGTTTATAATTTTAGTGCGGGGCCATCAATATTCCCTGAATCGGTATTACAGCAAGCTCAACAAGAGTTATTGGAATGGCGTGATAGCGGCATGTCCGTGATGGAAATGAGTCATCGAGGCAAGCATTTTTCGCTTATTGCCGAAGAATTGGAAAGTGATTTAAGAAGCTTGATGGCTGTTCCCGAGAATTATAAGGTGTTGTTTCTCCAAGGCGGTGCATCAGCACAGTTTTCATTAATACCACAAAATATTTTGAATGGTAAAGCTAAAGCCTGTTACCTGAATACCGGTGCATGGTCTGAAAAAGCCATTAAAGACGCCAAAAATTACTGTGATGTTATCGTGAGTGCGAGTTCCGAAGATACCCGGTTTACCAGTATTCCTGATGCCTCAACCTGGCTTTTGGACGAGCAGGCAGCTTATTTGCACTATACATCTAATGAAACCATTCATGGCGTAGAATTTCAAAATACTCCCAATGCCCATGGCCTGCCACTGGTGTCGGATATGTCATCCAATATTTTATCGCGTAAAGTTGATGTCAGTCAGTATGGTTTGATTTATGCGGGAACTCAAAAAAATATGGGGCCTGCAGGTGTTACCGTGGTTATTATCAGGGATGATTTAATCGGACATGCGGATAAAACCACTCCTTCGGTATTTGACTACGCCGAGCAAGCTAAAAATCAATCCATGTTAAATACACCGGCAACTTACAATTGGTATCTGGTTGGTCTGGTGCTCAAATGGGTAAAAGCCCAAGGTGGCGTCGAGGCTATCGAGCAGCTAAACATAGCCAAAGCGGTAAAATTGTATCAAGCCATTGATCAATCGGTTTTGTATTCCAATCCGGTAGACGTTTCCTGCCGTTCACGCATGAATGTGCCATTTATTCTGGCTGATGAAAGCTTGGACAAGGCTTTTATTGTTTCGGCAGAAGCTAACGGATTATTTGAATTAAAAGGCCACCGTTCGGTGGGTGGCATGCGGGCAAGTATTTACAATGCCATGCCGGAGTCTGGTGTACTGGCTTTAATTGATTTTATGGCTGAATTTGAACGTACTCACTAA
- the pheA gene encoding prephenate dehydratase: MTSTTPLSELRKKIDAIDEQILQLVNQRASCAVEVAKTKIAQGEQGTFYRPDRESLVLRRIMDLNQGPLSNHTAAHFFRELMSACLALEQPMDIAFLGPEGTFTQQAAYKHFGHAVKTIPVTTINEIFNAVECDNCQFGVVPVENSTEGVISHTLDRFLTSPLKICGEVEIRVHQNLMGQATSLAEITEVFSHQQSLAQCRQWLDNHLPHARLTAVSSNAEAARLASVNKQSVAIAGMVAAEIYNLNIIEKNIEDESNNTTRFIIIGQQSPSPTGNDKTSLVVSTGNQPGALHKILEPFAKFNIGMVNIESRPSRQGLWDYVFFIDIEGHSEDKDIAQALVMVRDNVKMFKLLGSYPKAVL, translated from the coding sequence ATGACATCAACCACCCCCCTTTCTGAATTAAGAAAAAAAATTGATGCAATCGATGAGCAGATTCTGCAATTAGTTAATCAGCGTGCCTCTTGTGCAGTTGAAGTTGCAAAAACCAAAATTGCTCAAGGTGAGCAAGGTACTTTTTATCGTCCGGATCGAGAGTCATTGGTTTTAAGGCGAATTATGGACTTAAATCAAGGGCCGTTATCCAATCATACTGCTGCACACTTTTTTCGAGAACTGATGTCTGCGTGCTTGGCGCTGGAACAGCCAATGGACATTGCTTTTTTAGGGCCTGAAGGTACATTTACCCAGCAAGCAGCCTACAAACACTTTGGACATGCCGTCAAAACGATTCCGGTTACCACTATAAATGAGATCTTTAATGCGGTGGAGTGTGATAATTGTCAGTTTGGTGTGGTGCCTGTTGAGAATTCAACAGAGGGTGTCATTAGTCATACTTTAGACCGATTTTTGACTTCACCTTTAAAAATATGCGGTGAAGTTGAAATTAGGGTGCATCAAAATTTGATGGGGCAAGCCACCAGTCTGGCTGAAATTACCGAGGTTTTTTCGCATCAGCAATCACTGGCCCAATGTCGGCAGTGGCTGGATAATCATTTACCTCATGCGAGGCTTACTGCCGTTAGCAGTAATGCCGAAGCAGCACGCTTGGCGTCGGTGAATAAACAAAGCGTAGCCATTGCTGGCATGGTTGCGGCGGAAATATATAATCTCAATATTATTGAAAAAAATATTGAAGATGAGTCCAATAATACCACCCGTTTTATTATTATAGGGCAACAATCTCCGTCTCCTACCGGCAACGATAAAACCTCTTTGGTGGTTTCTACCGGAAATCAGCCGGGAGCCTTGCATAAAATTCTTGAGCCTTTTGCAAAATTTAATATTGGCATGGTCAACATTGAATCCAGGCCATCGCGTCAAGGTTTATGGGATTATGTTTTTTTTATTGATATAGAAGGTCATAGCGAGGATAAAGATATTGCCCAAGCTTTGGTCATGGTAAGAGACAACGTTAAGATGTTCAAATTATTGGGATCTTATCCTAAAGCCGTGTTGTAA
- the hisC gene encoding histidinol-phosphate transaminase produces MNNTDKIYHLATMGVQQLIPYKAGKPIDELERELGLTQIIKLASNENPLGPGKKALLAIQAALPTLALYPDGNGFTLKQALAKKYAVDMSQITLGNGSNEILELVARAFLTPGHEVVFSQHAFAVYPLVTQAVGATAVVVPALNYGHDLDAMLQAVTEKTRLIFIANPNNPTGTLLGQASLEQFIGALPDTCVCVLDEAYFEFVSRVELVNSIDWLKKFPNLLITRTFSKAYGLAGLRIGYGLSSPSLADILNRVRQPFNNNTLALVAAEAALTDDEHLQQTISVNAQGMQQLTDGFKSLGLEWIPSAGNFVLVDLKQAGQPVYEALLRKGVIVRPVGNYELPEHLRISVGTRTENQLFLQALTDTLANV; encoded by the coding sequence ATGAATAATACCGATAAAATTTACCATCTGGCAACAATGGGTGTGCAACAGCTTATCCCTTATAAGGCCGGTAAACCGATTGATGAGCTTGAGCGCGAATTGGGGCTTACCCAAATTATAAAGCTGGCATCCAATGAAAATCCTTTAGGGCCAGGGAAAAAAGCCTTGTTAGCCATTCAGGCAGCTTTACCGACTTTGGCGCTATATCCTGATGGTAACGGCTTTACGTTAAAGCAGGCGTTAGCCAAGAAATATGCCGTTGATATGAGCCAGATAACCTTGGGTAATGGCTCTAATGAAATTCTTGAGTTGGTAGCCAGGGCATTTTTAACGCCCGGGCATGAAGTGGTTTTTTCACAGCATGCTTTTGCAGTGTATCCTCTGGTAACGCAAGCGGTTGGTGCTACTGCGGTAGTGGTGCCGGCATTGAATTATGGTCACGATTTGGATGCCATGTTGCAAGCGGTCACCGAAAAAACACGCCTGATATTTATCGCTAATCCCAATAACCCAACAGGTACTTTGCTAGGTCAGGCGAGTTTGGAGCAATTTATTGGGGCATTGCCGGATACGTGCGTCTGTGTGCTGGATGAAGCCTATTTTGAATTTGTTAGTCGTGTTGAGCTGGTTAATTCGATTGATTGGTTAAAAAAGTTTCCTAATTTATTGATTACCCGGACTTTTTCAAAAGCTTATGGCCTGGCTGGCTTACGTATTGGTTATGGTTTATCCAGTCCATCGCTTGCTGATATTCTTAATCGGGTGCGCCAGCCTTTTAATAATAATACACTTGCCTTGGTTGCAGCAGAAGCGGCATTGACTGATGACGAGCATTTACAGCAGACTATTTCCGTGAATGCGCAAGGCATGCAACAATTGACAGACGGTTTTAAAAGTTTGGGCCTGGAGTGGATTCCTTCGGCAGGAAATTTTGTTTTGGTAGATTTAAAGCAGGCAGGACAACCTGTTTATGAGGCTTTGTTACGTAAAGGCGTTATTGTCAGGCCTGTAGGTAATTATGAATTACCTGAACATTTACGTATTAGCGTAGGAACGAGGACAGAAAATCAATTATTTTTACAGGCGTTAACTGATACATTAGCTAATGTTTAA